From a single Rosa rugosa chromosome 7, drRosRugo1.1, whole genome shotgun sequence genomic region:
- the LOC133721386 gene encoding uncharacterized protein LOC133721386, which produces MAPPAPVAAAAAAADGQVQGGRQQGGIGQSIGGIIRMAVIWYFASKFFSSSKKPSDPSQLSSNIFPKGEPLDMWFYITEHEKFNEFGSESALVWHETNIPYATYGPESTRTLSMKYYPSEALKHNGSLYAHVFFARSGYPADPNDPEYLPLAAFGKTHVIVTHLPKSKAGKKRSLLGASKDTEEDVKIAEVVDDTQGDSEDNGPEEWVSYFKPNVTVNLVDDFTRYPHNAVPPNVAPYLNVEPNSGNYFPTIFFNEFWLLRDKLIPINETVKELQLNLEVGPISMTKWQLFLQIDQSFQIHRSYGSMLEGEADELKRVFLEGNPYLLAITMAVSVLHSVFDFLAFKNDIQFWNKNKSMEGLSAKSVVVSFISQFIIFLYLLDNDTSWMILASSGVGCCIEFWKIGKAMHIEIDRSGKIPMLRFRDRESYAGNKTKEYDDIAMKYLTYVLLFLVACSSIYSLKYEQHKSWYSWILSSFTSCVYMFGFIMMCPQLFINYKLKSVAHLPWRQMTYKFLNTIIDDLFAFVIKMPMLHRLSVFRDDIIFLIYIYQRWVYPVDKKRVNEFGFSGEADQVTDQVIEQVTDGTDDTEVKQEAKKTK; this is translated from the exons atggcgcCGCCAGCGCCCGTCGCAGCCGCCGCAGCCGCAGCAGATGGGCAAGTCCAAGGCGGACGGCAGCAAGGAGGGATTGGTCAGAGCATCGGTGGAATCATACGGATGGCTGTGATCTGGTACTTCGCTTCCAAATTCTTTTCCTCCTCCAAAAAGCCTTCTGATCCTTCTCAGCTCAGCTCCAATATCTTCCCCAAGGGTGAACCACTG GATATGTGGTTCTATATTACTGAACATGAGAAGTTCAATGAATTCGGGAGTGAAAGTGCGCTTGTATGGCACGAAACTAATATCCCCTACGCTACCTATGGGCCGGAGAGTACCAGGACTCTGTCTATGAAGTACTATCCATCTGAG GCACTAAAGCACAATGGGAGTCTCTATGCTCATGTTTTCTTTGCCCGCTCTGGTTACCCTGCGGACCCAAATGATCCAGAGTATCTGCCTCTAGCTGCGTTTGGAAAGACGCATG TCATTGTGACACACTTGCCCAAGTCGAAAGCTGGTAAAAAGAGGAGTTTGCTGGGGGCCTCAAAAGACACTGAAGAGGATGTAAAAATTGCTGAG GTGGTTGATGATACTCAAGGTGATTCTGAGGATAATGGTCCTGAGGAGTGGGTATCATACTTTAAACCAAATGTTACTGTCAATTTGGTTGATGATTTTACCCG ATATCCTCATAATGCTGTTCCACCCAATGTTGCTCCTT ACTTGAATGTGGAGCCTAATTCTGGCAATTACTTTCCAACCATTTTCTTCAACGAATTTTGGTTACTTCGAGATAAGTTGATACCAATTAATGAAACAGTGAAAGAATTGCAGCTGAATCTGGAAGTAGGTCCCATAAGCATGACTAAGTGGCAACTATTCCTACAGATTGATCAGTCTTTCCAAATTCACCGTAGTTATGGAAGCATGCTCGAGGGTGAGGCTGATGAACTGAAG AGAGTATTCTTGGAAGGAAATCCTTACCTCCTGGCAATCACTATGGCTGTATCTGTACTTCATTCAGTGTTTGACTTCTTGGCATTCAAAAACG ATATTCAGTTTTGGAACAAAAATAAGTCTATGGAAGGGCTGTCTGCAAAGTCTGTTGTCGTGAGCTTCATAAGCCAGTTCATTATCTTCCTCTATCTACTTGACAATGACACTTCATGGATGATACTTGCAAGCTCTGGAGTTGGCTGCTGCATTGAATTTTGGAAAATTGGGAAGGCCATGCACATAGAG ATTGATAGAAGTGGGAAGATACCAATGTTGAGATTCCGAGATCGTGAGTCATATGCAGGGAATAAGACAAaggaatatgatgatatcgcaATGAAATATTTGACGTATGTGCTCTTGTTCCTTGTCGCATGCTCCTCTATTTATTCACTCAAGTACGAGCAGCACAAGAGCTGGTATTCTTGGATTCTCTCTTCATTCACGAGCTGTGTCTACATGTTCG GTTTTATTATGATGTGCCCTCAATTGTTCATTAACTATAAGCTGAAGTCGGTAGCTCATCTACCCTGGAGACAGATGACTTACAAGTTCCTCAACACCATCATCGATGATCTATTTGCTTTTGTCATAAAAATGCCAATGTTGCATCGCCTTTCTGTGTTCCGTGATG ATATCATATTTCTGATATACATATACCAGAGATGGGTCTATCCAGTGGACAAGAAACGTGTAAATGAATTTGGTTTCAGTGGTGAAGCCGATCAGGTCACCGATCAGGTCATTGAACAGGTCACTGATGGTACAGACGACACTGAAGTTAAGCAAGAAGCGAAGAAAACCAAGTGA